Below is a window of Spelaeicoccus albus DNA.
CGCCCATCGCACGAGCGTGCGCCGTGATCGGCAGATCGGACGTCAGGCAGCGTCGGATCAGCAGCCGCGCCCGGGCAAGATCCCGAAAGCCGCCAAAGAGCAATGACACGGTGCCGGAGATTGCGGCCATCATGATGGCCGCATCCACGCTCTCGGCTTTCGGCGTATATCTCGACGTCCCGGCCAACAAGTCGCCGGCGAGAGACGCCACGTCCGTGTGGGATCCGCGCTGCATCCAAAATCCGACGAGAGCTGCCCCGATGCACACTACGGCGTCGACATCCTCGGCCTCCTGCGCCCAGCGCAAGATTGTCACGAGATTGTCGTCCTCCATCTGCATGCGCCTGCTGCTTTCGAGCTGCCGTGCCGTCAGGCCGCCGCCCGCCGTCGCCAATGCGAACCCCGCGCCCCAGTCGATCATGGCGTTTTGGACGGCGAGATCCTCGCCGGCGTCGCCGAGCGCCATCTCGCCGAATTCACGCACGGTTTCAAGCATCCGGAAACGTACCCCGTCGACGCTTTCGGTCAAGCTCAGCAACGACTGGTTCACCAATGCGTCCAGCGCGGCGTCGACGTCGATCGCGTCGTCCAATGCCGCCACCGCGCGGGCCGCGTCGGCCGAGAACCCGGCCGGGAACCGTGCCAGGCGCCGCATCACGCTCTTTTGCGCATCCGTGAGCAGGTTCCAGCTCCAATCGATCACCGCCAGCAGCGTGCGGTGTCGCGCCGGCGCCGAGACGTCGGATCCGGTCAAGAGCGAAAAGCGCCTGTCGAGGCGGCGTTCGATGTCCTCCACGCTCATCGCGCGCACCTTCACGGCGGCCAGCTCGATGGCCAGCGGGAGGCCGTCCAGGCGAGCGCACAACCGCTCCACCGGCGCGTCGTCCAACTTCACCGTGGGACGTGCGGCAAGCGCGCGCTCACGAAACAGCCGGGTGGCCGGTGATCCTTCATCGGGTCCGTACCCGAGCGTGCCGAGCTGGTAGACGTGTTCGCCGGCGATGCCCAACGGCGAGCGCGACGTAGCCAACACCGTCAGATCCGCGACGGCGCCGAGAAAATCCGCCGTCAGCCGGGCGACCGCATCCGAGACGTGCTCGCAGTTGTCAATGATCAAAAGGGTGCGCTGCTCTCGTAGCCGGTCGGCCAGCCTGCTGCCGAGATCGGAGAGCACGGCCGGTTGTGCCAGCCGTTTGGTCATCGTCGACTCGCGGATTCCGAGCGCCGCAGCGAAGGCCGACACGACATCCTCGTCCGTCCGCACGCTGGCCAGCGCGATCAACACGACGCGCGGCGTTCCGGCAGCATGCGCCCGCAACCCGATCTCATGGGCCAGCCGCGTCTTCCCGAGCCCGCCGACGCCCAAGATCGTCGTCAGGCGCACCGAGGACAGCAGCCGGTTCACGGCGTCAATATCGCCATCGCGGCCGATCAGCGCGGTCGGCTCACTGCGCACTCCCACCATCGACGATGCGGCGGGGCCCGGCTGCCGCGGCACGTCGTCGGCCAGCAACATGCGCTGGACGGCGGCGAGGTCGTTCGACGGCGCCAAGCCCAGTTCGTCGCGCATGGCACGATCGAGCAGCCGGTAATGCTCAAGCGCCGCCGCGGTCCGACCTGCGCCGTGCAGGGCGCGCAAGTAGGCGGCTTGCGCCGTCTCGTCGAACCGGGCTCCTTCGATGATCGAGGCGGCCAATTGCTCGGCCGCGTCGAAGGCGCCGGTCTCGAGCAGGCACGTCAGTTCCAAGCTCGTCGCATATTTCCGTGACGCTTGGATGGCGGCGTCGATGTCGCTTTTCAGGACATCCGTGAGCCCCTCGTCGAGTTCGCCCGTGCCCAAGAGGCGTCCGGCTTCGGCGAGCAGCCGCAGTGCATGCCCGAATTCCCCGGCCGCCGCGGTGCCGTCCGCCTTGTCGACCAGTGCCCGATATTGAAAGACATCGATCGCCCCGTCGTCGATGCCGAGCCGGTACCCGCTCGGATGCGTCACAAGCACGCCGTCCGCGCAGACGTTCCGGGTACGGGAGACAAGCGTATGCAGTGCTGCTTTGCTGGGCTCCTCGCCGTCCCAGATGTCCCGGGCCAGGCTGGAGCGCGACACCACGCGGCCACGAGCCAGGGCAAGGGCGACCAAAAGCGACTTCGCGCGCCGTCCGGCGGGTTCGATCAGTGTGCCGTCACGGCCTTCGACGAGCACCGGCCGGAGAATCACCAGGCGCGGAGGTTCGTATTCGGGCACGCTGGCAACTCTAGTGGAATCGGCATGCGGCGGCATCCCCTTTGAAATACTTGGACGTCCTACTTATGCTGGAGGGAGAAGAAACCGCGTCGCCCGCTTTGCGTACGTGCCGCGCGGCCGCGCCCCGCCGGGCGTCGCCGACCGATAACCAGACAAAGGATGTGCCATGGCCATGCACTCGGCGTCGCCGCTGACGTTCGGGCTCACCAAGGACCAGCAGGAACTGTCCGCGATGACCCGGGATTTCGCGGACGAACAGCTCGCCCCCTTCGCCCTCGACTGGGACCGGGACCACACGTTTCCGGTGGACACGCTCCGCAAGGCCGCCGAACTCGGCATGGGAGCGATCTACGTGCCGGAGGACCACGGCGGCTCCGGGCTGACCCGCTCGGACGCGGCAGTCATCTTCGAAGCGCTCGCCACCGGCGACCCGGCAGTCGCGGCATACATCTCGATCCACAATATGGTCGCCTGGATGGTCGACAAGTACGGCGACGACGCGCAGCGCGCCGCCTGGCTCGATCGGCTCGGCTCGATGGACATGCTCGGCAGCTATTGCCTGACGGAGCCGGGCGCGGGGTCGGATGCCGCCGCGCTCAAGACGTCCGCACGCCGCGACGGCGACGACTACGTGCTCAACGGCGTCAAGCAGTTCATCTCGGGTGCCGGTGAGACGGACATTTATCTGGTGATGGCCCGCACCGGGCAGGACGGCGCGCGCGGCATCAGCGCGTTCATCATCGAACGCGACACCGACGGGCTGTCGTTCGGCGCCAATGAGCACAAGATGGGGTGGCGTGCGCAGCCGACCCGGCAGGTCATCTTGGAAAACGTGCGGGTGCCGGCGGCCAATATGCTCGGTTCCGAAGGGCAAGGGTTCAAGATCGCCATGTCCGGCCTGAACGGCGGGCGGCTGAATATCGGCGCTTGCTCGATCGGCGGCGCGCAAGCTGCCTTGGAGAAAACTATCGACTACACGTCCGAGCGGATGGCGTTCGGGTCGGAACTGCGCGACTTCCAAGCGCTGCGCTTTCGCATCGCTGATATGCAGACCCGCCTCGAGACGGCCCGGTCGTTGCTATGGCGAGCGGCCGGAGCCGTGGACGCCGGCGACCCGCGCGCGACCGAACTCGTGGCCATGGCCAAGTTGACGGCCACCGATGCCGGCTTCGACGTGGCCAACGAGGCTTTGCAGTTGCACGGCGGATACGGTTACCTGACGGAGTACGGTATCGAGAAAATCGTGCGGGATCTGCGCGTGCATCAGATTCTCGAAGGCAGTAACGAAATCATGCGCGTGATCATCTCCCGCAAATCGACTGGAGTGAACTAATTGACGTCATCGACCGGAGCCGCCGAGTCCCCCTCAGCCGATCATCACCGCGAACACGGCACGGCCGCGCGTGAGCCCGGGCGACGGGCCGGTGACGAACTCCTGCACGGCGTGACCGGCGGCTTGGCACGGCTGACCTTGAACCGGCCGCGGGCCATCAATGCGCTCACCGAGCCCATGATCATGGACATCGCGTCCGCACTCGACGACTGGGCGACCGATGACGACGTCCATGCCGTGCTGATCGACGGCGCCGGCGAGCGCGGCCTGTGCGCGGGCGGCGACATCCGCGCCATTTACGAGGATGTGAAGGCGGCCGGATCGGCATCGATCGGATTCTGGCGCCACGAGTACCGGATGAACGTCAGGATCGCCGAATTCCCGAAGCCGTACATCGCACTGATGGACGGCATCACGATGGGCGGCGGCGTCGGCGTCTCCGCGCACGGCAGTGTCCGCGTTGTCACCGAACGGTCGAAGATCGGCATGCCGGAGACGGGAATCGGGTTCGCCCCGGATGTCGGCGGCACGTATTTACTGGCGCGAACGCCCGGCGAGATCGGTACGCATCTGGCTCTCACGGCCGGCGTCATGGGCCCGGGCGACGCCATCGCGTGCGGCTTTGCCGACCATTTCATTCACTCCGACGACGTACCGGCATTCATCGATGCCGTGGCCGCCGATCCGGCGCGGGCAGTCGCCGTCGCCGCAGAAATGGCAACCGATCCACCAGCCGCCGCTCTCGCCGGCGACCGCGAGTGGATCGACGAGTGCTATTCCGCCTCGAGCGTCGAAGACATTCTTCGGCGGCTCGACGCGCACTCCCATCCCGACGCAGCCGATGCGGCGTCCGCGATCCGGGCGAAGTCCCCCACCTCAGTCAAGGTGACGTTTGCCGAATTGCGCGCGGCGCGAGGCCGCTCGCTGCGCGCTGCCATCGAACAGGAATTCCGCGTGTCTTCCGCGCTGACCGGCAGGCCCGATCTGGTCGAAGGCATTCGCGCACAGGTCGTCGACAAGGACCGAAATCCGCGCTGGTCGCCCGCCGCATTGGACGACGTCAGTGCCGACCAGGTCGCGTCGATTCTCGACACCCACGTAAAGGAGTCAGTGCTCTCATGACCGAAACACTCCGCGTTGATCGCGACCCGGCCGGCTACGCGCTTGTCACGCTCGATCGACCCAAAGCCCTCAATGCGCTCAATCTGCAGACGCTGAACGAGGTCGTCACCGCTTTCGCCGAGCTGGACGCCGATCCATCGGTCTCAGTCATCGTGATCACCGGCTCTGAAAAGGCCTTTGCCGCCGGCGCCGACATCAAGGAAATGAAGGACATCACCTTTTCCGAGGCGTACGCCAGCGACTGGTTTGCCGGCTGGGACGCCGTCAAGCGAGTGCGCAAACCGATTATCGCGGCGGTCTCCGGCTTTGCACTCGGAGGCGGCTGCGAATTGGCCATGATGTGCGACATCCTCTTGGCGTCCGATACCGCGAAATTCGGCCAGCCCGAGATCAAGCTGGGCGTACTGCCGGGAATGGGCGGTTCGCAGCGGCTGACTCGGGCCGTGGGCAAGGCCAAGGCCATGGACATGTGCCTGACCGGACGAACCATCGACGCCGAGGAAGCCGAACGGGCCGGCCTGGTCTCCCGGATCATTCCAGCCGACGAACTGCTCGACGAGACCAAGAAGATCGCCACCGAAGTGGCAGGCATGTCGACGCCCGCCACCATGATGGTCAAGGAATCGATCAACCGCTCCTTTGAAACGTCGCTTTCGGAGGGAATCCTGTTCGAACGGCGGGTCTTTCACGCAACGTTCGCCACGCACGATCAGTCCGAGGGCATGGCGGCGTTCGCCGAAAAGCGCAAGCCGAACTTCACCGACTCCTAGCCGATCGGGCGCGCACCGCTCGGCTTCCGCTCCGTGCCGCCCTCACGGTAAAACGCGGTGTGGCGTCGGGAACGCCCCGTTAGAACGGGGCGTTCCCGACGCCACACCGCGTTTTACGCGCGGACCTTAGCCGGCTTGTTTCTTGGGCGCGTATGTCGCCTCGTCCGAAATGTCGCTGCGCGAACGGTCCTTCAAAAGCTTCAACGCAATGAGCGTGATGATCGCCGACACCAGGATGTACACGGAGACGGCGTAGCCGGTACCGAAGGTGTGAATCAACCAGGTGGCGATCAACGCCGCAGGGCCCCCGGCGATGATCGACGACAGCTGGTACCCGAGCCCGGCACCCGTGTACCGCAGGTTCGTTGGGAAGCTCTCGGCGATGATCGAGGCCTGCGGCCCGTATTGCATGGCATGCGGTATCAGGCCCAGACACACTGCGATGAACGCGAGCCAGCCGACGCCGCTGTCAAGCAGGGCGAAGTAGATGAACCCCCACACGCCCATGATCGACGCGCCCCACATGTAGATCTTCTTCCGCCCGATCGTGTCGGACAGGCTGCCGAATACCGGAACCAGGATGAACTCGACGCCGGCGGCGATCAGCGTACCGATCAACACGAAGTTGTACGAGTAACCGTGCTCCTTGTTCGTCATGTACGACAAGACGAACGCGGTGACCACGTAAAACGGCATTTGCTCGGACATACGCAGCAGCGCCGAGAGGATGATCTCCTTGGGGAAGCGCTTGATGACCTGCAGCAGCGGGGCGGCCTGCGTCTCCTTGGTCTTGACGACCTTGGCGAACATCGGAGTTTCCAAGATCTTCAGACGAATATAGAGGCCGATGCCGACAAGAACGAGGCTGAGCAGGAACGGGATGCGCCAGCCCCACGAGATAAAGGCGTCCGACCCCATGATGCCGTTGAAGATCGCCATCAGCGCGGTGGAGAGAATGAGCCCGATAGCCACACCGAGCTGGGGCCAACTGCCCATCAGCCCGCGCTTCTTTTGATTGCCCCATTCCATCGAAAGCAGCACCGATCCGCTCCATTCGCCACCGACGGCGATGCCTTGCAGCAGTCGGAGCAGGATCAAGATCAACGGTGCGGCATCGCCCCACGTTCCCGATCCGGGGAGCACGCCGATGAGAGCGGTGGAGATGCCCATCATGAGCAGCGTCACGATGAGCATGACCTTACGGCCTATCCGGTCACCCCAGTGGCCGAAGATGGCTGCGCCCACCGGGCGCGCCAGGAACCCGACGAAGTAGGTGGCGAACGATTCGATTGTTCCGATGTACGCCGAGGAATTGGGAAAGAACAGATGAGGGAAGACTAGTGCCGCGGCAGTGCCGTAGAGGAAGTAGTCGTACCACTCGACGGTGGTGCCGATCGTGCTGGCAACCGCCGCTCGTCGAACCTGCTTCTTTTGGTCGACCGTTGCCGGAATGAATTCGTCCGCACTGGACATCGTTGTCACACTTTCGTTTCAAAGGGATTCAGCAGAATTAGCGTAACCCCAGAAAACGATTTGCGGAGGATTTTTCTTCGGCGTGTTCAACAATCTTGGGCGGCGGATCGGGGTACGTGACGGCACCCTTTTCACCGGCGGAACGCTAGACACCCCTCCGGCCCGCACTGTGCACTGCGGGCCGGAGGGGTGTCTCGATGCGCCGGGTCAGAAGTCCCAGTCGTCGTCTTCGGTGTTCTCGGCCTTACCGATCACGTAGGACGAGCCCGATCCGGAGAAGAAGTCGTGGTTCTCGTCGGCGTTCGGTGACAACGCCGAGAGGATCGCCGGGTTCACATCGGTTTCGGTCGAAGGGAACATCGCCTCGTAGCCCAGGTTCATCAGCGCCTTATTGGCGTTGTAGTGCAGGAACCGCTTGACGTCCTCGGTCAACCCGACGCCGTCGTAGAGGTCTTGCGTGTACTGGACTTCGTTTTCATACAGCTCGAACAGTAGATCGAACGTGTAGTTCTTGATCTCGTCACGAGTAGCCGTATCTTCTTTCTCAAGCCCCTTTTGGAACTTGTACCCGATGTAGTATCCGTGCACGGCTTCGTCGCGGATGATCAGGCGAATCAGATCGGCGGTGTTCGTCAGCTTGGCGTGCGACGACCAGTACATGGGCAGGTAGAAACCGGAGTAGAAGAGGAACGACTCCAGCAACGTCGAGGCGACCTTGCGCTTGAGCGGTTCGTCCCCGCGATAGTAGGACAGGACGATCTCGGCCTTGCGCTGAAGGTTTTGATTCTCCACCGACCAGCGGAACGCGTCGTCGATTTCGCGTGTGGAGCACAACGTCGTGAAGATCGACGAGTACGACTTGGCATGCACGCTCTCCATGAACGCGATGTTCGTGTACACGGCCTCCTCGTGCGGCGTGACCGCATCGGGGATGAGACTGATCGCCCCGACGGTGCCTTGAATCGTGTCCAGCAGCGTCAGGCCCGTGAACACGCGCATGGTCAGCTGGCGTTCTTCCGGGGTCAGGGTGGCCCAGGACTGCACGTCGTTGCTCAGCGGCACCTTTTCCGGCAGCCAGAAGTTTCCGGTGAGCCGATCCCACACCTCGGCGTCCTTTTCATCCTGGACGCGATTCCAGTTGATCGCCGATACGTGGTCGACGAGCTTGAGTTTTTCGGGCACTTGTCTTCAATCTCCTCGTTGTGCTGGTTCTCCGTGGCGCCGGACGAGCCGGCGCCACTGTTTGTTCGGGGCCTGAGTCACAGCATGCAGGAGACGCAGCCTTCGACCTCGGTGCCGTCCAGCGCCAGCTGACGCAGACGGATGTAGTAGATCGTCTTGATGCCCTTGCGCCATGCGTAGATCTGCGCCTTGTTGATATCCCTGGTCGTGGCGGTGTCCATGAAGAACAGCGTCAGCGACAGACCTTGGTCCACGTGCTGCGTCGCTTCGGCATACGTATCGATGATCTTCTTGTAGCCGATCTCGTACGCGTCCTGGTAGTAGTCCAGATTCTCGTTCGTCAAGAAGGGGGCCGGGTAATAGACGCGGCCGATCTTGCCTTCCTTGCGGATTTCGATCTTCGAGGCGACCGGGTGGATCGACGAGGTCGAGTTGTTGATGTACGAGATCGATCCCGTCGGCGGCACGGCCTGCAGGTTCTGGTTGTAGATGCCGTGTTCCATCACCGACGCCTTCAGGTCGAGCCAGTCCTGCTGGGTCGGAATGTCGATCTTGGCCGCCTCGAACAACTCGCGCACGCGCTCGGTGCGAGGAGCCCATTCCTGCTCGGTGTACTTGTCGAAGTATTCACCGCTGGCATACTTCGACTTCTCGAATCCGCCGAATGTTTCGCCGCGTTCGATGGCAATGCTGTTCGACGCCCGAAGTGCGTGGTACACGACCGAATAAAAGTACATATTCGTGAAGTCCAGGCCCTCTTCGCTTCCGTAGTGGATGCGTTCGCGGGCGAGGTAGCCGTGCAAGTTCATCTGGCCGAGGCCGATCGCATGCGAGGAGTCGTTGCCCCGCTCGATCGAGGGCACCGAACCGATATGACTCATATCGGACACGGCCGTCAGACCGCGGATTGCGGTCTCGATCGTTTTACCGAAGTCGGGCGAATCCATCGTCATGGCGATATTGAGCGAGCCGAGATTGCACGAGATGTCCTTGCCGACCTCCGCGTACGACAGATCGTCGTTATAGGTCGTCGGCTTCGACACCTGCAGGATCTCCGAGCACAGGTTGCTCATGGTGATCTTGCCGTCGATCGGGTTCGCCCGGTTCACAGTGTCTTCGTACATGATGTACGGGTATCCGGACTCGAACTGGATCTCGGCGAGCGTCTGGAAGAATTCGCGGGCCTTGATCTTGCTCTTCTTGATGCGTGCGTCATCGACCATCTCGTAGTACTTCTCGGTGACCGACACGTCGGTGAACGGTATGCCGTACACCTTTTCGACGTCGTACGGCGAGAACAGGTACATATCCTCGTCGTTCTTCGCCAACTCGAACGTGATGTCCGGGATCACGACGCCGAGCGAGAGAGTCTTGATGCGGATCTTCTCGTCCGCGTTCTCGCGTTTGGTGTCCAGGAACTTGTAAATGTCCGGGTGATGGGCGTGCAGATAAACGGCGCCGGCACCCTGGCGCGCGCCGAGTTGATTGGCGTACGAGAACGAATCCTCAAGGAGCTTCATCACGGGAATGACGCCGGACGACTGGTTTTCGATCTGCTTGATCGGAGCGCCGACTTCGCGGATGTTCGTCAGGCTGAAGGCCACGCCGCCGCCGCGCTTGGACAGTTGCAACGCCGAGTTGATCGAACGGCCGATCGATTCCATATTGTCTTCGATACGCAACAGGAAGCAGGAGACGAGTTCGCCGCGCTGCTTCTTGCCGGCGTTGAGGAACGTCGGCGTGGCCGGCTGGAAGCGGCCGGAAACTATCGCGTCAACGAGTTCTCGGGCCAAAGTCTCATCGCCCCGGGCCAGCGACAACGCAACCATGCAGACGCGGTCTTCGTAACGCTCGAGATAGCGTTTGCCGTCGAACGTCTTCAGTGTGTACGAGGTATAGAACTTGAAGGCGCCCAAGAATGTCTGGAAGCGGAACTTCTTCGAGTAGGCGAAGTCGACCAGTTCACGGATGAAGTTCATCGAGTACTGGTCGAGCACCTCCCGCTCGTAGTACTCGTGCTTCAGCAAGTAGTCCAGCCGCTCGTCCAGGTCGTGGAAGAACACGGTGTTCTGGTTGACGTGCTGCAGGAAGTACTGATGCGCCGCCTCACGGTCGGCTTCGAACTGAATCTTGCCGTCCTTGCCGTAGAGGTTCAGCATCGCGTTGAGCGCGTGGTAATCCAGCCCCTCGTCCAGCTTCGTCTGCACTACATCGCGCTGAGCAACTGTCGTTTCCAAAACTTGTCCAATCCTTCGTCTACCGCACGGAGATCCTCGTCAGTCCCCATGAGTTCAAACCGATAAAGCGGCGGTACCGAGCATTTCGCCGAGATGATGTCGACGGCCCGGCAGTAATGCGCTCCGAAATTCGTGTTCCCGGCGCCGATCACGCCCCGCAGCAGCCCGCGGTTCTCGGGAACGTTGAGAAACTTGATGACCTGTTTGGGTACCGCTCCCCCGCGTTGATGCCCCCCGCCGTAGGTGGGCGTCAACAAGACGAACGGTTCGTCCACGTGCAGTGTCTCGTCGCCCGTCATGAGCGGCAGCCGCAGAGCGGGCCTACCCAGACGCTCGATGAACCGGTGCGTATTACCGGAGACACTGGAAAAGTAGACGATCTCAGTCATGTCATCGACCTAAGCGACGCCCCGGGCCGATCCGGAACCGGCCGCAATAGCCGCGATCTTATCGGGGCGAAAGCCCGACCAGTGATCATTGTCGGTGACCACAACGGGAGCTTGCATGTAGCCCATCGCCTTGACGACGTCGAGAGCATTCAGGTCTTCACTGATGTCGACCGTCTTATAAGAGATGCCCTTGCCGTCGAGCGCGCGGTAGGTGGCATTGCACTGCACGCACGCCGGCTTCGAATAGACCGTGACCGCCATTGCTTCCTCTTTCTCTCCGCGGACCCTCCGGCGTTTCCCGCCCGAAGCCCCGCTTCTTCTGCCCGTCAAAAGGCTTGGAACCATCATTCTTGCCCCTGCCACCGACAGTCCCCCGGCGTCGTCCGGTACCCCGTCCGGGGCGGCCGACCGACGATAAGTCAGATCCGTTCGTGGCCGAAGCCTGCCGATCATGTCCAAGCGAGCTATGACCACATAACTACTATATCTTGTGACGTGTTGATCAGCTACCCCTAGATCATGTGTTACATCACTGTCGTTTGCAAGTATCGACACCGACGGATTTCCCCACCCGAAAGTGGAAATTCATACACAGGGGGTGTGAATAACATCGTTGTAAGCCCACGACCTGCGCAAACGATCTCGGAGAAATCGTCACCGCTGTGGACGACCTGTGGACGACACGAAAAAATACCCGACCCGACACGCCGGAGTGTGCCTTTAATCGGCGGATAGAAAATTCACGGCCGAAGTCCGAGCCGCTCGATGTTCGATAATTTGACCGGCTGGTCAGACAGAAATTTTCGCGCGCTCTTTCGATGTCGCGGCGCCCCGGTGGTTGCTTGGACGCGGCGTCCGGGATCGCCGAAGAAGCCGGACGACGCGCGGCGCGCACCAGCGCTCGACTGCGGCATATGTGCGGTCGCTGATGAAGATGACGTCGGCGGCGACCATGGTCAAGGAAAACAGTCCCAGCCCCATGAACAGCCCGATTCCGACGTGCATGGCCAGGATTCCCAAAAGCCCGATGACACGCGTCCACCGCACGAGTAACAGCAGCGGAAAGAAGATCTGGATGAACACCGAGAAATATGTCACGACGCCGACCATGAAGCCGCCCGACACGAGAAGGTCGTTGACCCACGGCCAGGGCATGAATTTGTCGACCTGCAGCGGGTAATAGATCGCAGTGCCCCGCTCCCACAGATTGCCTTGGACCTTCGAGAGCCCAGCCGTGACATAAATGATGAACAGTTGGTAAGCGATTGCGATGAGCGCCAGGTTGTTCAACGTGTTCGG
It encodes the following:
- a CDS encoding BTAD domain-containing putative transcriptional regulator, with translation MPEYEPPRLVILRPVLVEGRDGTLIEPAGRRAKSLLVALALARGRVVSRSSLARDIWDGEEPSKAALHTLVSRTRNVCADGVLVTHPSGYRLGIDDGAIDVFQYRALVDKADGTAAAGEFGHALRLLAEAGRLLGTGELDEGLTDVLKSDIDAAIQASRKYATSLELTCLLETGAFDAAEQLAASIIEGARFDETAQAAYLRALHGAGRTAAALEHYRLLDRAMRDELGLAPSNDLAAVQRMLLADDVPRQPGPAASSMVGVRSEPTALIGRDGDIDAVNRLLSSVRLTTILGVGGLGKTRLAHEIGLRAHAAGTPRVVLIALASVRTDEDVVSAFAAALGIRESTMTKRLAQPAVLSDLGSRLADRLREQRTLLIIDNCEHVSDAVARLTADFLGAVADLTVLATSRSPLGIAGEHVYQLGTLGYGPDEGSPATRLFRERALAARPTVKLDDAPVERLCARLDGLPLAIELAAVKVRAMSVEDIERRLDRRFSLLTGSDVSAPARHRTLLAVIDWSWNLLTDAQKSVMRRLARFPAGFSADAARAVAALDDAIDVDAALDALVNQSLLSLTESVDGVRFRMLETVREFGEMALGDAGEDLAVQNAMIDWGAGFALATAGGGLTARQLESSRRMQMEDDNLVTILRWAQEAEDVDAVVCIGAALVGFWMQRGSHTDVASLAGDLLAGTSRYTPKAESVDAAIMMAAISGTVSLLFGGFRDLARARLLIRRCLTSDLPITAHARAMGELVETIPDGARLSAKLALLRGAADVETRGLANILSAHGAENEGAMDDALTYALESHRLAARTENLWLQAMSAQTLAELYSQGARPADALTSSAEAVDILRLFHADSDVLQQRWLQAMSMIAIGDIDGGVGVVDEIVASSGDHDGDTSGGTGMLAATTIAEAELARGHIAEGLAEYRQAAGQAAPPRNSMWWPIMAASAITAHVLYDSDDQEYLAGYVRRFRSRTRAVRRLMPGYVDKPASGMVLLAIGAWLASPPAGNYLAGAGFDAAAIDRIASIGIELVIVAGRMHARQDSPSMNHARHFAKLEADHGVERVSAMYRRHEGTAPNDAVQRADELLADPLLYPIR
- a CDS encoding acyl-CoA dehydrogenase family protein, giving the protein MAMHSASPLTFGLTKDQQELSAMTRDFADEQLAPFALDWDRDHTFPVDTLRKAAELGMGAIYVPEDHGGSGLTRSDAAVIFEALATGDPAVAAYISIHNMVAWMVDKYGDDAQRAAWLDRLGSMDMLGSYCLTEPGAGSDAAALKTSARRDGDDYVLNGVKQFISGAGETDIYLVMARTGQDGARGISAFIIERDTDGLSFGANEHKMGWRAQPTRQVILENVRVPAANMLGSEGQGFKIAMSGLNGGRLNIGACSIGGAQAALEKTIDYTSERMAFGSELRDFQALRFRIADMQTRLETARSLLWRAAGAVDAGDPRATELVAMAKLTATDAGFDVANEALQLHGGYGYLTEYGIEKIVRDLRVHQILEGSNEIMRVIISRKSTGVN
- a CDS encoding enoyl-CoA hydratase/isomerase family protein, whose product is MTSSTGAAESPSADHHREHGTAAREPGRRAGDELLHGVTGGLARLTLNRPRAINALTEPMIMDIASALDDWATDDDVHAVLIDGAGERGLCAGGDIRAIYEDVKAAGSASIGFWRHEYRMNVRIAEFPKPYIALMDGITMGGGVGVSAHGSVRVVTERSKIGMPETGIGFAPDVGGTYLLARTPGEIGTHLALTAGVMGPGDAIACGFADHFIHSDDVPAFIDAVAADPARAVAVAAEMATDPPAAALAGDREWIDECYSASSVEDILRRLDAHSHPDAADAASAIRAKSPTSVKVTFAELRAARGRSLRAAIEQEFRVSSALTGRPDLVEGIRAQVVDKDRNPRWSPAALDDVSADQVASILDTHVKESVLS
- a CDS encoding enoyl-CoA hydratase, whose translation is MTETLRVDRDPAGYALVTLDRPKALNALNLQTLNEVVTAFAELDADPSVSVIVITGSEKAFAAGADIKEMKDITFSEAYASDWFAGWDAVKRVRKPIIAAVSGFALGGGCELAMMCDILLASDTAKFGQPEIKLGVLPGMGGSQRLTRAVGKAKAMDMCLTGRTIDAEEAERAGLVSRIIPADELLDETKKIATEVAGMSTPATMMVKESINRSFETSLSEGILFERRVFHATFATHDQSEGMAAFAEKRKPNFTDS
- a CDS encoding MFS transporter is translated as MSSADEFIPATVDQKKQVRRAAVASTIGTTVEWYDYFLYGTAAALVFPHLFFPNSSAYIGTIESFATYFVGFLARPVGAAIFGHWGDRIGRKVMLIVTLLMMGISTALIGVLPGSGTWGDAAPLILILLRLLQGIAVGGEWSGSVLLSMEWGNQKKRGLMGSWPQLGVAIGLILSTALMAIFNGIMGSDAFISWGWRIPFLLSLVLVGIGLYIRLKILETPMFAKVVKTKETQAAPLLQVIKRFPKEIILSALLRMSEQMPFYVVTAFVLSYMTNKEHGYSYNFVLIGTLIAAGVEFILVPVFGSLSDTIGRKKIYMWGASIMGVWGFIYFALLDSGVGWLAFIAVCLGLIPHAMQYGPQASIIAESFPTNLRYTGAGLGYQLSSIIAGGPAALIATWLIHTFGTGYAVSVYILVSAIITLIALKLLKDRSRSDISDEATYAPKKQAG
- the nrdF gene encoding class 1b ribonucleoside-diphosphate reductase subunit beta, with protein sequence MPEKLKLVDHVSAINWNRVQDEKDAEVWDRLTGNFWLPEKVPLSNDVQSWATLTPEERQLTMRVFTGLTLLDTIQGTVGAISLIPDAVTPHEEAVYTNIAFMESVHAKSYSSIFTTLCSTREIDDAFRWSVENQNLQRKAEIVLSYYRGDEPLKRKVASTLLESFLFYSGFYLPMYWSSHAKLTNTADLIRLIIRDEAVHGYYIGYKFQKGLEKEDTATRDEIKNYTFDLLFELYENEVQYTQDLYDGVGLTEDVKRFLHYNANKALMNLGYEAMFPSTETDVNPAILSALSPNADENHDFFSGSGSSYVIGKAENTEDDDWDF